A part of Periophthalmus magnuspinnatus isolate fPerMag1 chromosome 19, fPerMag1.2.pri, whole genome shotgun sequence genomic DNA contains:
- the arg1 gene encoding arginase-1, producing MMRNARTLQRLVRFVPSARAHHCPPRAPSVGLVGAPFSKGQPRPGVDQGPSRIREAGLVDLLRAQGCAVKDFGDLDFEVFPDDAPVGRVKNPRAVGSATHRLSQAVQAIKKEGHTAVMLGGDHSLALGSIHGHSSAVGDLSVVWVDAHADLNTPLTSGTGNLHGQPLSFLLHELRAKVPPLPNFSWVTPCLRAKNLVYIGLRDVDPGEHFILKELGVKFFSMSEVDHLGIARVMEETSDYLHSKTQRPIHLSFDVDALDPSVTPATGTPVTGGLTYREGTYITESLHQTDLLSAVDLVEVNPWRADSEGGVRSTVSAAVDLILGCFGRRREGNHANEYQLPEP from the exons ATGATGAGGAACGCAAGGACACTGCAGCGGCTCGTGCGCTTTGTGCCCTCCGCGCGCGCACACCACTGCCCCCCGCGTGCGCCGTCTGTGGGACTCGTGGGCGCCCCGTTCAGCAAAGGACAG ccTCGTCCTGGGGTGGATCAGGGCCCATCTCGGATCCGTGAGGCTGGACTGGTGGATCTACTGCGGGCACaag GTTGTGCGGTGAAGGACTTCGGGGACCTGGATTTTGAGGTGTTTCCTGACGATGCTCCTGTGGGAAGAGTCAAGAACCCGCGCGCCGTCGGCAGCGCCACACACAGGCTGTCCCAGGCAGTGCAGGCCATCAAGAAAGAGGGACACACAGCCGTGATGCTGGGAGGAGACCACAG cCTGGCTCTTGGCTCGATCCACGGTCACTCCTCCGCTGTAGGAGACCTGAGTGTGGTTTGGGTGGACGCTCACGCAGACTTAAAcactcctctgacctctgggaCGGGGAACCTTCACGGTCAGCCGCTCAGCTTCCTCCTCCATGAGCTCCGGGCCAAG GTCCCGCCCCTGCCCAACTTCTCGTGGGTGACTCCGTGCCTTCGGGCCAAGAACCTGGTTTACATCGGGCTGCGTGACGTGGATCCCGGAGAACA CTTCATCCTCAAGGAGCTCGGGGTCAAGTTCTTCTCCATGAGTGAAGTCGACCATCTGGGAATCGCCAGGGTGATGGAGGAGACCAGCGACTATCTCCACAGCAA GACGCAGAGGCCGATTCACCTGAGCTTCGACGTGGACGCACTTGACCCCTCTGTGACCCCGGCCACTGGGACCCCTGTGACCGGAGGACTGACCTACAGGGAGGGAACCTACATCACAGAGAGTCTGCACCAGACCg ATCTGCTCTCAGCCGTGGACCTGGTGGAGGTGAATCCCTGGAGGGCGGATTCAGAGGGCGGAGTCAGGTCCACAGTGTCGGCGGCGGTCGACCTCATCCTCGGCTGCTTTGGACGGCGCCGAGAGGGAAACCACGCCAACGAATACCAACTGCCTGAGCcctga
- the LOC117386917 gene encoding HLA class II histocompatibility antigen, DR beta 5 chain-like — protein sequence MRTGELLGASLLLLGLTTSDGFLKYDTELCRFNSSDLKDIEYVYSEYYNRVEFLRFSSRVDWYTGYTEFGLREANIANNDTDRLTRRRMMKQHYCLQHVHMWYKNALNRTMTPEAVLTSTAPSGGSQRLFTCSTFGFFPRSISISWTINQQPHTSEVSSTDTLPDGDWLYQAHSQLSYSPRFGDRVSCWVEHAALRDALEVPWEPVSHGDRNKIAIGISGSVLGLVLALSGVLYYCKRRKDHDLVPTQL from the exons ATGAGGACAGGTGAGCTGCTCGGAgcctctctgctgctgctgggactCACCACTTCAG ATGGGTTCTTGAAATATGACACAGAGCTCTGCAGGTTTAACTCCTCAGACCTGAAGGACATAGAGTATGTTTACTCGGAGTACTATAACCGTGTGGAGTTCTTACGCTTCTCCAGCCGTGTGGACTGGTACACCGGGTACACAGAGTTTGGGCTCCGTGAGGCCAACATCGCCAACAATGACACTGACCGACTGACCCGGAGACGCATGATGAAACAACACTACTGTCTGCAGCATGTGCACATGTGGTACAAGAACGCtctgaacagaacca TGACTCCTGAGGCCGTGCTAACCTCTACAGCGCCCTCTGGAGGCTCACAGAGGCTCTTCACCTGTAGCACCTTTGGCTTCTTCCCCAGAAGTATCTCCATCTCCTGGACCATCAACCAGCAGCCTCACACCTCAGAGGTGTCCTCCACAGACACACTCCCAGACGGAGACTGGCTCTACCAGGCCCATAGCCAGCTCAGCTACTCCCCTAG GTTTGGGGACAGAGTTTCCTGTTGGGTCGAACACGCCGCTCTGAGAGACGCCCTGGAGGTGCCCTGGG AGCCGGTTTCACATGGAGACAGAAATAAAATCGCCATCGGGATTTCAGGTTCAGTTctgggtttggtcctggctcTGAGCGGAGTCCTGTACTACTGCAAGAGACGCAAag atCACGACTTGGTCCCGACTCAACTTTAA
- the LOC117386918 gene encoding mamu class II histocompatibility antigen, DR alpha chain-like: MKLELLLCALLSASAQDFHQDLSVGGCSHTDSDEDAQYMYTLDQEVYWYADFKNNRGVEPQPDFIRHMTIIGEYEFALHERELCKRNLKVVEKGMKDLPARLDPPSLLMVYPRTPVRVGEQNMLLCLASGFYPAPIRFFWTLDQRNVSSFWVSQAFLQEDGAFYQLSRIQLLPEEGQVYSCSVEHPAVRGPQRMTRFYTVEQEHPPVAPTVFSALGLVLALGGVAIGTFFFIKGKEEMAFQTRWTL; the protein is encoded by the exons ATGAAgctggagctgctgctgtgtgCTCTGCTGTCGGCCTCTGCCCAAG ATTTCCACCAAGACCTGAGTGTAGGAGGCTGCTCTCACACAGACTCAGATGAAGATGCTCAGTACATGTACACACTGGACCAGGAGGTGTACTGGTACGCAGACTTTAAGAACAACAGAGGAGTGGAACCACAGCCTGACTTCATCAGACATATGACTATAATCGGAGAGTACGAGTTTGCGCTCCACGAACGAGAACTGTGCAAGAGGAACCTCAAGGTGGTGGAGAAGGGCATGAAGGACCTGCCAGCACGACTGG accctccctctctgctcatGGTCTACCCCAGGACCCCTGTGCGTGTGGGGGAGCAGAACATGCTGCTGTGCCTGGCCTCTGGGTTCTACCCGGCCCCGATCCGGTTCTTCTGGACTTTGGACCAGAGGAACGTGAGCTCCTTCTGGGTGTCCCAGGCCTTTCTCCAGGAGGACGGAGCCTTCTACCAGCTCTCCAGAATACAGCTCCTGCCAGAGGAGGGGCAGGTGTACAGCTGCAGTGTGGAGCACCCCGCTGTGAGGGGCCCCCAGAGGATGACACGCTTTTACA CTGTAGAGCAGGAGCACCCCCCAGTGGCCCCCACCGTGTTCAGCGCTCTGGGGCTGGTCCTGGCACTGGGGGGCGTTGCCATCGGGACGTTCTTCTTCATCAAAGGGAAAGAGGAAATGGCGTTTCAGACTAGATggactttgtga